The genomic window GCACTGCGGGGCTGGCTGGGACCTGCGACACACCAAACGCCGCCGTTCCCGGCACTCGAGGTGCGGGAAACGGCGGCGTGCGTCGATCCGGTACTGACCCGGCCCTGCCGGTTAAGCGGCCAGGGCGGCGCCGGAGGCGACCGGGACGTCCAGGTTCAGCAGCAGGGCCTGGACGCGGGCGCCGAGGTCGTCGGCGAGCTCGCGGGTCTGCTCCAGGGTCATGCCGTCGGTGCGCTGGAAGTCCCAGACGAAGGCGCGCAGGGCGTTGATGTCGTGAGTTTCGTTCGGCGTCAGGTAGACGACGGCGGCGACGGACTCGAGCGTGCGCTCGCCGCCGCGGTAGATCGCGGTGTCGCGCATGTCCACGCCGCGTTCGGCGGCCACGGACTCCATCTGGGAGTCGTGGACGTTTTCCGGGTGGGTGGCCGCAGACGCGGTCAGGACGGCGTCGCCGCCGAGACGGGACGCGATCGCGGCGGCGGCGTCGGCCAGCGCGCGGTTGCCACGGGAGACGAAGACGATGCGCTTGCGGGCGTCCGAGGCGACGCCCTCGTCGGCGCAGAGTGCCTCGATCTTTTCGACGGCTTCACGCTCGACGAAGATGGGGAGGAACTGCTCGACGGCGGCGGTGCGCTTGTGGGCCGCGTAGGTTTCGTCGACGATCAGGTCGATGGTCTCCGCGTCGACGGCATGGCCGTAACGGTTGTGCAGGTCGTGACGGATGGTCTTGAAAATGGTGGCGTTCATGTCGCCCTCCTTGAAAAGTGTGGAGACCCTCGTTGAGTCTCGGATGGACTTGCTAGTTCTTCGGTTGTGGTGCGCAGGCATTCCGACGACGTGATAAGGGACGTCGAGGGTGCGCGCTTAGCGGCCGTGAGCCCCGGAAGCGGGGCCAGGGTCCGGCGCCATAGTGATGACTTTGATGGGATCTGCCCTCCTTATCTGCAAGTCGGGAACGTGATGACGGATCCAACTTTTGAAGTTAACCGTCAGGCCGTTCTTTGTTCACCTAGTGTTAACCTACCCGGGTAGGCAGATCCTGTCAACCGGAAGGGGTTGCACCCCTGCCACCGTTGAACTGGCGATATACCCGCGAGGGTCCTCACGTAGGGGGGGACCGGTGGAACTGCCGGCCACCCGGAGTTAACTTAGGGTTAACCTTTGCTGCCAAGCATGACCCTACACTTATGGCTTTGCGGCGGGCGGGAATCCGGAAAAAATTTCCCGCTCCCCCGCCCCCACCCCCGCAAGGCGCCCGGCAGGGACATCCAGCCCCGGCGACGTTGTTCGTCGCTGCGATGGCTCACCCCACCGCGGCGTGTGCGCCGGCGCGAACGCCCAGCTTCGCCAGCCGGCTGACCGGCGGGGCGGACGGATCATGCCAGCGATGCTCACAGCCAGCTCCCCTGTCAGTGCGCGGGGCGGGAGCCCCCGAACAGGAAGGGCAATCAACCCCAGCCTTGCGCCGTTTACCTACCGTTAACCTATCCGGGATTAAAGGACTGGTCAAATTAAATGGCGGGGAAAGACCTGTTCGCTACCCGATAATGCCAGGTCGAGCCACGGGATCCAGTCACCGAAACCGTCGGCA from Corynebacterium maris DSM 45190 includes these protein-coding regions:
- a CDS encoding three-helix bundle dimerization domain-containing protein, which encodes MNATIFKTIRHDLHNRYGHAVDAETIDLIVDETYAAHKRTAAVEQFLPIFVEREAVEKIEALCADEGVASDARKRIVFVSRGNRALADAAAAIASRLGGDAVLTASAATHPENVHDSQMESVAAERGVDMRDTAIYRGGERTLESVAAVVYLTPNETHDINALRAFVWDFQRTDGMTLEQTRELADDLGARVQALLLNLDVPVASGAALAA